The sequence GGCTCAGCCTCTGTTACGAACCGACGTTCCTGCCCCATTCCCCTCTCTCCTTCCCTTCGTACCATGCAACCCCAAACCTGCTGGTCTTGTCCACCTGGCAGCAGAAAATCATCCAGCTCAATCATGGTATCCGGGGCCACATCGTGCCGGTCGGCGTCAGTCCCTCCTACCGCAATCTCGGGATCCGCAGACCAGAAGGCCCGCCGCACATCGCCGCCATCCTGCGGAAGCCGGAGGGAGGATTCTCCTGGCATCGGGACCAAGACACCTTGATCCAGGCGCTGATTGAGGTCAAAAACCGGTTTCCATACGTGATGGTATCCCTGTTTTGCCCGCCTACTGCCTGATGAGCTACCGGTACGAGAACCGGCTCGCACACAACGTGCTGGCCTGTCCATCCGGCAGATTGTGTACATCCCCATGCCCCCTTCCGCATTTGGTGAATACCCTACCAGTAGAGGAGGCGCAAACATCGAAAGGAGGTATTTCCATGTCCGATGTAGGCGTTGTCATGCCCGTGTACAAACAAAAACCATCGTATCTTCGTGAGGCGCTGCAATCCATCCTTGCGCAGCGGTATCGTCACTTTACGCTGGTCATTGTGGTCGACGGCGCTCCTTTCGACGTGTTGCCCATCATCCGTGAAACCGTACAGGATGACCCTCGTGTCCGCGTGGTGATTCTGCCGGAAAACCAGGGTGTGGCCAAAGCACTCAACCGCGGGTTTCAGGAATTATTCTCCCTCCCTGGTATCGAATACCTGACCTGGATATCGAGCGACAACATCTACTCCCCCGATTTTCTACTCACGCTCCGGACCTATCTTCGAGCGGCGCCGCCCGAAGTCGGCGTCGTCTACAGTTGTTTCCAGGAAATTGACGAATCTGGCAAGCCGCTTCGCGACGAGGCGTTTCTGGATGCCAGGCGCAAGTATCAGCAACGGCGGAAAGAGGAGCTGCTCGATTTTCACTTTATCGGCGTTTCGTTTATGTACAAAGCGGCGTATGCCCGGTTGATCGGCGGGTACGGGCAGGAACCGGTGGAGGATTACGACTATTTTCTGCGGCTCACTGAGCACTGCGAGGTTCGCTACATCCCTTTCGTGCTGATGGAATATCGCGTCAATTCACCGATGAGCATCTCCGCCCAGATGAAAAGTTCCAAAGACCAGCACCGGCGATGGCGCTACATGTTTCAACTCGTTAAGCAACAGGCGCGGATGCGAAGAGGAATCCCGCCGGAAATGACCGTGTTGTTTCCCGTGGCGGAAGGAACCGCCCGGACAGTGGAGTCGTACGAAAACCAACTGGAACAGTACTACAGCAACTATC comes from Bacillus thermozeamaize and encodes:
- a CDS encoding glycosyl transferase family 2, whose translation is MSDVGVVMPVYKQKPSYLREALQSILAQRYRHFTLVIVVDGAPFDVLPIIRETVQDDPRVRVVILPENQGVAKALNRGFQELFSLPGIEYLTWISSDNIYSPDFLLTLRTYLRAAPPEVGVVYSCFQEIDESGKPLRDEAFLDARRKYQQRRKEELLDFHFIGVSFMYKAAYARLIGGYGQEPVEDYDYFLRLTEHCEVRYIPFVLMEYRVNSPMSISAQMKSSKDQHRRWRYMFQLVKQQARMRRGIPPEMTVLFPVAEGTARTVESYENQLEQYYSNYHVIVLDQTPQKQATQVLQAISDPRVGFLHVPGGARTAMH